GCAGGGCCAGGCGATCGAACGGCGCCGCGCGCCCGAGGTCGGTGCCGCGCGCCGACGCCGTCGCCGACCAGACGAGGGAGAAGTTCGCGCCCACCCAGCCGTTCGCGTACGACGCGCCCACCTCGCTGCCGAAGCGCAGGTCGGCCTTCGCCTCGGCGTCGCGACTGACGGCGGCTCGGACGGGTGGAGCCGGCATGATCGTCAAAGACAACCACGGGTTCCGCGCGCGGGTCCCGTTCCAGACGAGCTCCTCGGCCTTGACGCTGCGGACGACGTTCTCGTCGCCCGTCTGCGGCGGCCAGTTGAAGCGCAGGTCGCCGCGGAGGCCCCGGACGTGCAGGCCGTACTCGGGGAGATCCCAGTCCGGCTCGGCGACCTTCAGCTCGGTGCGCAGCAGGAACGCGCCGTTCGGATCGAGCGGCACGTCGCTGGCGTCGGTGCTGAACTTGAAGGGAAGGCGGAGCTGCACCACGCCCCAGGAGCTGAGGGCCATCTCCAGCCCCTCGACGTCGAAGCGCGAGAGCACGAACGGCGCCTCCGCCGCGGACGGCACGCCCGACGCCGCCACGGCCGTCGCGGCGGGCCGCGCCCCCCCCAGGTCCTCGACGAGGTGGAACCAGTCCTCGCCGATGTGGAGGACCGGATGCTCGATCCGCAGCTCACCGATCCGTCGCGCCGCGAGGTCGCGCCAGGTGAAGCGCACGACGACCGCGTCCACGGTGACGAGCGGCGCCATCGGGCCGTAGGCGGCGCTCATGACGACCTGGTCCGCGCGCAGCGTCTGCGGCGCGTCGTCCTGCGGGTTGGCGCCGAGGTTGCCGAGATGGACGTCGTGCAGCACGAGCGCGCTGTCGCGGGCGAAGCGCAGCGGGATGGACGTGCCACGCGCCGAGAGGTTGTCGACGTGGACCGTGATGTCCGAGACGGCGAGCGTTCCGATGCGGTACGGCGTGGACGAATCCGACGGGGCGGCGGAGCCCGCCGCGTTCGAGAACGCCTCGCCGAGCCAGAGCTCGGGCCCGCGGATCTCGACCTTCTCGATCCGGCGATTCCACCAGAGGTCCAGCGGCCGGTACTCGACGTCGATCTCGGCGACCCGC
The sequence above is a segment of the Candidatus Eisenbacteria bacterium genome. Coding sequences within it:
- a CDS encoding DUF1318 domain-containing protein; amino-acid sequence: MAARRLRGLLLAVGILAGCGGDRGAGLLAGLLGDTLRQSLGLAAGEFTRFDLRHVQMVNVKMAAPKLSDADTSARPVFLRVAEIDVEYRPLDLWWNRRIEKVEIRGPELWLGEAFSNAAGSAAPSDSSTPYRIGTLAVSDITVHVDNLSARGTSIPLRFARDSALVLHDVHLGNLGANPQDDAPQTLRADQVVMSAAYGPMAPLVTVDAVVVRFTWRDLAARRIGELRIEHPVLHIGEDWFHLVEDLGGARPAATAVAASGVPSAAEAPFVLSRFDVEGLEMALSSWGVVQLRLPFKFSTDASDVPLDPNGAFLLRTELKVAEPDWDLPEYGLHVRGLRGDLRFNWPPQTGDENVVRSVKAEELVWNGTRARNPWLSLTIMPAPPVRAAVSRDAEAKADLRFGSEVGASYANGWVGANFSLVWSATASARGTDLGRAAPFDRLALPGLAGLDVAASGTGTQVAKGRGDLVNTRGTRMSVELGGEVTRFLQETLGIAESTEADAERARIGAAVAEQRLRSGDVQAMKNLRLVGENARGLLEARTTGIDDRFPGAEELVRRENASRDEVYRYVARRDAKPLDLVQHDYAEQWRLRSYPDEWLEADDGRWYQK